A section of the Kribbella sp. HUAS MG21 genome encodes:
- a CDS encoding sugar ABC transporter permease, which yields MSTSTLARPKPRQSQQPAAKRRTTSWKKLGWVLFFLLPSAIPLTLFTLVPMVSSLWVSLHKWNLISPMEWVGLDNYANLLTDPMTRRVFLHTLIYVAGYLPLVYAGGLGLALVLNQKLKGRAFLRATYFLPVVTSWVVVALVWKWLLNPANGLVNQVLGAVGLPTPGWWTDPQWALPAVILSSAWKDLGFVMVILLAGLQAIPSDVYEAALVDGASAWQRFWRITLPLLSPSTFFVVVISLINGFQVFDQVYVMTGGGPSGASQVVVGQIYDLTFRYGRAGEASALSWILFAVILVITVVQIRGQRKWVHYA from the coding sequence GTGAGTACGTCGACGCTCGCCCGGCCGAAGCCCCGGCAGTCGCAGCAGCCGGCCGCGAAACGCCGTACGACGAGCTGGAAGAAGCTCGGGTGGGTGCTGTTCTTCCTGCTGCCGAGCGCGATCCCGTTGACGCTGTTCACGCTCGTGCCGATGGTGTCGTCGCTGTGGGTCAGCCTGCACAAGTGGAACCTGATCTCCCCGATGGAGTGGGTCGGGCTGGACAACTACGCCAACCTGCTCACCGACCCGATGACGCGCCGCGTCTTCCTGCACACGCTGATCTACGTCGCCGGCTACCTGCCGCTGGTGTACGCCGGTGGTCTCGGCCTGGCGCTCGTGCTCAACCAGAAGCTGAAGGGCCGCGCGTTCCTGCGGGCGACGTACTTCCTGCCGGTCGTGACCAGCTGGGTCGTCGTCGCGCTGGTCTGGAAGTGGCTGCTCAACCCCGCGAACGGCCTGGTCAACCAGGTCCTCGGCGCGGTCGGGCTGCCGACGCCCGGCTGGTGGACCGATCCGCAGTGGGCGCTGCCGGCGGTGATCCTGTCCTCGGCCTGGAAGGACCTCGGGTTCGTGATGGTAATCCTGCTCGCCGGGCTGCAGGCGATCCCGTCGGACGTCTACGAGGCCGCGCTGGTGGACGGCGCGAGCGCCTGGCAGCGGTTCTGGCGGATCACGCTGCCGCTGCTGTCGCCGTCGACGTTCTTCGTCGTGGTGATCTCGCTGATCAACGGCTTCCAGGTCTTCGACCAGGTGTACGTGATGACCGGAGGCGGCCCGTCCGGAGCCAGCCAGGTCGTCGTCGGGCAGATCTACGACCTGACCTTCCGGTACGGCCGGGCCGGTGAGGCGTCGGCGCTGTCCTGGATCCTGTTCGCGGTCATCCTCGTGATCACGGTGGTGCAGATCCGCGGCCAGCGGAAGTGGGTGCACTATGCGTAG
- a CDS encoding carbohydrate ABC transporter permease has translation MRRFALYAAVLVGAAIMLFPFLWTVITSITPEGSLADGPTLIVDNPTLDAYRTLLDAMPIWRILVNSLLIALASTVFQLITGAMAAYGFARLQFPLKNVIFGCYLATLMVPLQVLVVPLFIEMKTLNLQDTYFALLAPTIASAFGVFLLRQAVTAVPTELDEAATIDGAGHLRIFTTIVLPLIRPALATVAVFAFMGSWNSFLWPLVVIRSPEFMTLPLGLSTLQGQFTTQWDVVMAGSVVSIVPIAIVYLLAQRHIIAGVAHTGIK, from the coding sequence ATGCGTAGGTTCGCGCTGTACGCCGCCGTTCTGGTGGGCGCGGCGATCATGCTGTTCCCGTTCCTCTGGACGGTGATCACGTCGATCACACCCGAAGGATCGCTGGCCGACGGCCCGACACTGATCGTCGACAACCCGACGCTCGACGCCTACCGCACGCTGCTGGACGCGATGCCGATCTGGCGGATCCTGGTCAACTCGCTGCTGATCGCGCTCGCCTCGACCGTCTTCCAGCTGATCACCGGCGCGATGGCGGCGTACGGCTTCGCGCGGCTGCAGTTCCCGTTGAAGAACGTGATCTTCGGCTGCTACCTGGCGACGCTGATGGTGCCGCTGCAGGTGCTCGTCGTACCGCTGTTCATCGAGATGAAGACGCTGAACCTGCAGGACACGTACTTCGCCCTGCTGGCGCCGACGATCGCGTCCGCGTTCGGGGTGTTCCTGCTCCGGCAGGCCGTGACCGCCGTACCGACCGAGCTCGACGAGGCGGCCACCATCGACGGCGCCGGGCACCTGCGGATCTTCACCACGATCGTGCTGCCGCTGATCCGGCCCGCGCTGGCGACCGTCGCGGTGTTCGCGTTCATGGGCAGCTGGAACAGCTTCCTCTGGCCGCTGGTGGTGATCCGGTCGCCGGAGTTCATGACGCTGCCGCTCGGGCTGTCCACGCTGCAGGGCCAGTTCACCACCCAGTGGGACGTCGTGATGGCCGGCTCGGTCGTCTCGATCGTCCCGATCGCCATCGTCTACCTGCTCGCGCAGCGCCACATCATCGCCGGTGTCGCACACACCGGCATCAAGTAG
- a CDS encoding sugar ABC transporter substrate-binding protein: MRLPTRLFRYAAAGLAGALALTACGQGSATKEAAAPDGKAVVRYMNFSANDGHEKDLTAIVNAFQAANPDITVQVETVPYADYFTKLQTAVAGGTAADAFELNYENFVTYAKNGSLAELQNVDPSVYKKTLYDAFNADGKQFGVPESFSNVVLFYNKTLFKQAGVAEPTADWTWKDEQAAAAKLTNKATKTWGDYQPVSYNEFYKVLAQNGGEFLNADRTEATFNSPQGVEAANFLIGKVGKTMPTEADGAGTPDFDSKLFKSGKLAMWHTGIWMFSALADAKFEWDVVVEPGNTAKASAMFANGLVVNAASKNVAAAQKWITFLASSDETTKIRLASSWELPPVADESKLKPYLDQPKPANREAVFTALEQPVLPPVIERQQEMQDAVTQELTSAAAGRKTVEKALADAQSKVNGLLKK, translated from the coding sequence ATGCGTCTACCCACGCGTCTATTCAGGTACGCCGCCGCCGGTCTGGCCGGGGCGCTCGCGCTGACCGCCTGCGGGCAGGGCTCCGCGACCAAGGAGGCCGCCGCGCCGGACGGTAAGGCGGTCGTGCGGTACATGAACTTCTCGGCCAACGACGGCCACGAGAAGGACCTGACCGCGATCGTGAACGCGTTCCAGGCGGCCAACCCGGACATCACCGTCCAGGTCGAGACCGTGCCGTACGCCGACTACTTCACCAAGCTGCAGACCGCGGTCGCGGGCGGTACGGCGGCTGACGCGTTCGAGCTCAACTACGAGAACTTCGTGACGTACGCGAAGAACGGCTCGCTGGCCGAGCTGCAGAACGTCGACCCCTCGGTCTACAAGAAGACGCTGTACGACGCGTTCAACGCCGACGGCAAGCAGTTCGGCGTACCGGAGTCGTTCTCGAACGTCGTGCTGTTCTACAACAAGACGCTGTTCAAGCAGGCCGGCGTGGCCGAGCCGACGGCGGATTGGACTTGGAAGGACGAGCAGGCCGCGGCCGCCAAGCTGACCAACAAGGCGACGAAGACCTGGGGCGACTACCAGCCGGTGTCGTACAACGAGTTCTACAAGGTGCTCGCGCAGAACGGCGGCGAGTTCCTGAACGCGGACCGGACCGAGGCGACGTTCAATTCGCCGCAGGGTGTCGAGGCCGCGAACTTCCTGATCGGCAAGGTCGGCAAGACGATGCCGACCGAGGCCGACGGCGCCGGGACGCCGGACTTCGACTCGAAGCTGTTCAAGTCCGGGAAGCTCGCGATGTGGCACACCGGGATCTGGATGTTCTCGGCGCTGGCCGACGCGAAGTTCGAGTGGGACGTGGTGGTCGAGCCGGGGAACACGGCGAAGGCGTCGGCGATGTTCGCGAACGGGCTCGTGGTGAACGCAGCGTCGAAGAACGTCGCGGCCGCGCAGAAGTGGATCACGTTCCTGGCGTCGTCGGACGAGACGACCAAGATCCGGCTCGCGTCCTCGTGGGAGCTGCCGCCGGTCGCCGACGAGTCCAAGCTCAAGCCGTACCTCGACCAGCCGAAGCCGGCGAACCGCGAGGCCGTGTTCACCGCGCTGGAGCAGCCGGTGCTGCCGCCGGTCATCGAACGGCAGCAGGAGATGCAGGACGCGGTCACCCAGGAGCTGACGTCCGCCGCGGCCGGCCGCAAGACCGTCGAGAAGGCGCTCGCCGACGCACAATCCAAGGTGAACGGGCTGCTGAAGAAGTGA
- a CDS encoding glycoside hydrolase family 15 protein, with translation MKKRTEEPAPSLRSGAGGKVGRLRALAEYSHAVITRHQDPGGAYPAAPTFSAYKGYAWLRDGSFTAEGISRYGDVASADRFHDWADRILQKRRAQVDELCAAVARGERPPDAAMLPTRFTFDGADGSDPWWDFQTDGYGMWLWSVVTHADRHGLDVERWRGGIDVAVDYLVAFWDRPCYDWWEEHVEERHVSTLGAIYGGLVAIAPYTSVDVLEVAAGIRSLVSSEGMLDGHLTKWLGSTAVDGSLPACVVPFGLVSGEVGTATLAAVQRDLDVDGGVHRFTADVFYGGGQWILLSALLGWNLAAAGDTDGAWRYLRWIAEQATPDGDLPEQVPHHLLHPGSRDEWIERWGTVATPLLWSHGMYLILADELGILEKKV, from the coding sequence GTGAAGAAAAGAACAGAAGAACCCGCCCCCTCGCTTCGCTCGGGGGCGGGGGGAAAGGTCGGTCGACTGCGTGCGCTGGCGGAGTACAGCCACGCGGTCATCACCCGGCATCAGGATCCTGGCGGCGCGTACCCGGCCGCGCCGACGTTCTCGGCGTACAAGGGGTATGCCTGGCTGCGCGACGGATCCTTCACCGCGGAAGGCATCTCGCGGTACGGCGACGTCGCGTCGGCCGACCGGTTCCACGACTGGGCCGACCGGATCCTGCAGAAGCGACGGGCTCAGGTAGACGAGCTGTGCGCGGCCGTCGCCCGGGGTGAGCGGCCGCCGGACGCCGCGATGTTGCCGACCCGGTTCACGTTCGACGGCGCGGACGGTTCCGATCCGTGGTGGGACTTCCAGACCGACGGCTACGGCATGTGGCTGTGGTCGGTCGTCACGCACGCGGACCGGCACGGCCTCGACGTCGAGCGGTGGCGGGGCGGGATCGACGTCGCGGTCGACTACCTGGTCGCGTTCTGGGACCGGCCCTGCTACGACTGGTGGGAGGAGCATGTCGAGGAACGGCACGTGTCCACCCTCGGCGCGATATACGGCGGGCTGGTCGCGATCGCGCCGTACACGTCGGTCGACGTACTGGAAGTTGCCGCTGGCATCCGTTCGCTCGTTTCGTCCGAAGGCATGCTGGACGGGCATCTGACCAAGTGGCTCGGGTCGACGGCGGTGGACGGCTCGTTGCCGGCCTGCGTCGTACCGTTCGGGCTGGTGTCGGGCGAGGTCGGTACGGCGACGCTCGCCGCCGTGCAACGGGACCTGGACGTCGACGGCGGCGTCCACCGGTTCACTGCCGACGTGTTCTACGGCGGCGGGCAGTGGATCCTGCTGTCCGCGTTGCTCGGCTGGAACCTGGCCGCCGCCGGGGACACCGACGGCGCCTGGCGGTACCTGCGCTGGATCGCCGAGCAGGCGACACCGGACGGCGACCTGCCCGAGCAGGTACCCCACCACCTGCTGCACCCCGGATCGCGCGACGAGTGGATCGAGCGCTGGGGCACCGTCGCCACTCCCCTGCTGTGGTCCCACGGCATGTACCTGATCCTGGCCGACGAGCTCGGCATCCTCGAGAAGAAGGTCTGA
- a CDS encoding TIM-barrel domain-containing protein, with product MITHRPHGIEHPYANSPDQRVPVLPLVGEPVRLGVIAPPGATSVVCEWGTKTLELAPATTAAADAAALAGGEGHLSEAQAKSLGSDDGWTVVTPPITEPVRYRFRAGHETTEWFEVAPAAWVAEGGEVRGGEGRVRDVEWLVSAAGVHRARFRLPLSAGDHLVGFGERYDALDQRGKHLDAVVFEQYKAQGVHGRTYLPMPFAHVVGANGSWGFHVRTSRRTWFSSDEQALTVEVALGDEPVVDLGVYEGSPTEVLTAFLDEVGRAEELPDWVFRLWASGNEWNTQELVMARMDAHRDLDIPVGTVVIEAWSDEEGITIWRDAQYDVTPDGSAHKASDFTYPADGAWPAPRAMIDELHARGIKVILWQIPLQKSEFSAGQVAADADAMVREGHAVLEADGTAYHNRGWWFPQALMPDLSVQRTRDWWTEKRRYLVEDFDVDGFKTDGGEHAWGHDLRYADGRRGDEGNNLFPVHYARAFGDLLRSAGKAPVTFSRAGFTGSQAHGIFWAGDEDSTWEAFRSSITAGLTAASCGIVYWGWDLAGFSGPVPDAELYLRATAASTFLPIMQYHSEFNHHQLPLRDRTPWHVAETTGDERVVPVFRAYAVLREKLVPYLAAEAAKAIATDRPLLRPLFFDHADDPEIWNHPHQYFLGDDLLVNPVLEPGASTWTTYLPEGTWYDAWTGASVPNGLVTRDVPIDVIPVYTRIPRWTLTEGAPHR from the coding sequence ATGATCACGCATCGCCCGCATGGCATCGAGCACCCGTACGCCAACTCCCCCGACCAGCGTGTCCCGGTCCTGCCGCTGGTCGGCGAACCGGTCCGGCTGGGCGTCATCGCCCCGCCCGGTGCCACGTCGGTCGTGTGTGAATGGGGTACGAAGACCCTCGAGTTGGCGCCCGCGACGACGGCCGCGGCCGATGCGGCGGCGCTGGCCGGCGGCGAAGGGCACCTCAGCGAGGCGCAGGCGAAGTCGCTGGGCTCCGACGACGGGTGGACGGTGGTGACCCCGCCGATCACAGAGCCGGTGCGCTACCGCTTCCGCGCGGGCCACGAGACCACCGAGTGGTTCGAGGTCGCGCCGGCGGCGTGGGTCGCCGAGGGCGGCGAGGTCCGGGGCGGCGAAGGCCGGGTGCGGGACGTCGAGTGGCTGGTGTCGGCGGCGGGCGTGCACCGGGCGCGGTTCCGGTTGCCGCTGAGCGCGGGCGATCATCTGGTCGGGTTCGGGGAGCGGTACGACGCGCTGGACCAGCGCGGGAAGCACCTCGACGCCGTGGTGTTCGAGCAGTACAAGGCGCAGGGTGTCCACGGGCGGACGTACCTCCCGATGCCGTTCGCGCACGTGGTCGGCGCGAACGGCAGCTGGGGGTTCCACGTCCGGACGTCCCGGCGTACCTGGTTCTCCTCGGACGAGCAGGCGCTGACGGTCGAAGTTGCCTTGGGCGACGAACCGGTGGTCGACCTGGGTGTCTACGAGGGCTCGCCGACCGAGGTGCTGACCGCGTTCCTCGACGAGGTCGGACGGGCGGAGGAGCTGCCGGACTGGGTGTTCCGGTTGTGGGCCTCGGGCAACGAATGGAACACCCAGGAGCTGGTGATGGCGCGGATGGACGCGCATCGCGACCTGGACATCCCCGTCGGCACGGTCGTGATCGAGGCCTGGAGCGACGAGGAGGGCATCACGATCTGGCGCGACGCGCAGTACGACGTCACGCCCGACGGCAGTGCCCACAAGGCGTCCGACTTCACGTACCCGGCCGACGGCGCCTGGCCGGCGCCGCGGGCGATGATCGACGAGCTGCACGCCCGCGGGATCAAGGTGATCCTGTGGCAGATCCCGTTGCAGAAGAGCGAGTTCAGCGCCGGGCAGGTCGCCGCGGACGCCGACGCGATGGTGCGCGAGGGGCACGCGGTGCTCGAGGCGGACGGTACGGCGTACCACAACCGCGGCTGGTGGTTCCCGCAGGCGCTGATGCCGGACCTGTCCGTGCAGCGCACCCGCGACTGGTGGACCGAGAAGCGGCGGTACCTGGTCGAGGACTTCGACGTCGACGGATTCAAGACCGACGGCGGCGAGCACGCGTGGGGTCACGACCTCCGGTACGCCGACGGCCGCCGGGGCGACGAGGGCAACAATCTGTTCCCGGTGCACTACGCGCGAGCCTTCGGTGATCTGCTGCGGTCCGCGGGGAAGGCGCCGGTGACGTTCTCGCGCGCGGGCTTCACCGGCTCGCAGGCGCACGGGATCTTCTGGGCGGGTGACGAGGACTCGACCTGGGAGGCCTTCCGGTCGTCGATCACGGCCGGGCTGACCGCGGCCTCGTGCGGCATCGTGTACTGGGGCTGGGACCTGGCCGGCTTCTCGGGTCCGGTGCCGGACGCGGAGCTGTACCTACGGGCCACCGCGGCGTCGACGTTCCTGCCGATCATGCAGTACCACTCGGAGTTCAACCACCATCAGCTCCCGCTCCGCGACCGCACCCCGTGGCACGTCGCGGAGACCACCGGCGACGAGCGCGTCGTACCGGTCTTCCGTGCGTACGCCGTACTGCGGGAGAAGCTCGTGCCCTACCTGGCCGCGGAGGCCGCGAAGGCGATCGCCACCGACCGCCCGCTGCTGCGGCCGCTGTTCTTCGACCACGCGGACGATCCGGAGATCTGGAACCACCCGCACCAGTACTTCCTCGGCGACGACCTCCTCGTCAACCCGGTGCTGGAGCCGGGCGCGAGCACGTGGACGACGTACCTGCCCGAAGGCACCTGGTACGACGCCTGGACCGGCGCTTCTGTCCCGAACGGCCTGGTCACCCGGGACGTGCCGATCGACGTCATCCCTGTCTACACGCGGATCCCGCGGTGGACCCTCACCGAAGGAGCACCACACCGGTAA
- a CDS encoding glycerophosphodiester phosphodiesterase family protein: MNLTTRRPRAVLATLVTGATMTALIAPAGAEAADRSVLDGTTVAAAAAPTVDETFDGSALPAGWTPVEGTWKVQGGRLVGSSTSSGQQSRITFGSPLTDFRIESRLRFDSALDAGRWVAFGLDLAPSGAVPWSIATLRNGSTAANGLEFAQRTVANTWNVTDTAAAPVAVGVGKDVDLAVEVRGTRATWYVEGREALRTTMVSRSTAGVQGLVVNGSTVSFDNLKVTPLGKESFIRGRGAPLRVWAHRGGSAAAPENTAASDEVARRARAEWIENDVQPTKDGVPVILHDTTVDRTTDGTGAIRDLTLAQVSALDAGSWFAPAFTGQRVPTLGQQLDGLRTRGGNLLLEVKGAHTRDSVARIVAEIRDRGMASRVFVQSFEPQHLRWVAELAPELPLGLLRSTLDPDPVAIAKDLGLSAYNPSDAAFQTRPGIVSALHDAGVAVNVWTVDDANRWNSLEKAGVDGIITNRPAELYGWNAAYLQRTAPRATVLSPAAGQRIDRAQRAKVAVGNNSAEPVTIMLDGTPIANGATLDATTLTAGEHVLRAEVAGAVTESRFEIVATPTGLADLILTSGARPSTVSTLTTLLGRREYRALATYANTSAAQGLTADRRRQIVAEANALTSQ, from the coding sequence ATGAACCTGACGACACGCCGTCCCCGTGCTGTCCTCGCCACGCTCGTGACAGGGGCCACCATGACCGCACTGATCGCCCCTGCCGGTGCGGAGGCCGCCGACCGTTCCGTCCTCGATGGCACCACCGTCGCCGCCGCTGCCGCGCCGACCGTCGACGAGACCTTCGACGGCTCGGCGCTGCCGGCCGGCTGGACCCCGGTGGAAGGGACCTGGAAGGTGCAGGGCGGCCGCCTGGTCGGCAGCTCCACCTCCTCCGGCCAGCAGAGCCGCATCACGTTCGGCTCGCCCCTGACCGACTTCCGGATCGAGAGCCGGCTGCGCTTCGACTCGGCCCTCGACGCCGGCCGCTGGGTGGCCTTCGGGCTCGACCTCGCGCCGAGCGGTGCGGTGCCGTGGTCGATCGCGACGCTGCGGAACGGGTCGACCGCGGCCAACGGGCTCGAGTTCGCCCAGCGCACCGTGGCGAACACCTGGAACGTCACCGACACCGCTGCGGCACCCGTTGCGGTGGGCGTCGGCAAGGACGTCGACCTCGCCGTCGAGGTCCGCGGCACCCGCGCCACCTGGTACGTCGAGGGCCGCGAGGCGCTCCGCACCACGATGGTCAGCCGCAGTACGGCGGGTGTGCAGGGGCTGGTCGTGAACGGCTCCACCGTGTCGTTCGACAACCTCAAGGTGACGCCGCTCGGTAAGGAGTCGTTCATCCGCGGCCGCGGTGCGCCGCTGCGCGTCTGGGCGCACCGCGGTGGGTCCGCCGCCGCGCCCGAGAACACCGCGGCGTCCGACGAGGTGGCGCGCCGGGCCAGGGCCGAGTGGATCGAGAACGACGTCCAGCCGACGAAGGACGGCGTACCGGTGATCCTGCACGACACCACCGTGGACCGGACCACCGACGGCACCGGCGCGATCCGCGACCTCACGCTCGCCCAGGTCTCCGCGCTGGATGCCGGGTCGTGGTTCGCGCCCGCGTTCACCGGGCAGCGGGTGCCGACGCTCGGGCAGCAGCTCGACGGGCTCCGGACCCGCGGCGGGAACCTGCTGCTGGAGGTCAAGGGCGCGCACACCCGGGACTCGGTCGCGCGGATCGTCGCCGAGATCCGCGACCGCGGAATGGCGAGCCGGGTCTTCGTGCAGAGCTTCGAGCCGCAGCACCTGCGCTGGGTCGCCGAGCTGGCTCCGGAGCTGCCGCTGGGCCTGCTCCGCAGCACGCTCGACCCGGACCCGGTCGCGATCGCCAAGGACCTCGGGCTGTCCGCGTACAACCCGTCGGACGCGGCCTTCCAGACCCGGCCGGGCATCGTGAGCGCGCTGCACGACGCCGGGGTGGCGGTCAACGTGTGGACCGTCGACGACGCGAACCGCTGGAACAGCCTGGAGAAGGCCGGCGTCGACGGCATCATCACCAACCGGCCCGCTGAGCTCTACGGCTGGAACGCGGCGTACCTGCAACGGACCGCGCCGCGGGCCACCGTCCTCAGCCCGGCCGCGGGCCAGCGGATCGACCGGGCCCAGCGGGCGAAGGTGGCCGTCGGCAACAACTCGGCGGAGCCGGTGACGATCATGCTGGACGGTACGCCGATCGCGAACGGCGCGACGCTGGACGCGACCACGCTGACCGCCGGCGAGCACGTCCTCCGGGCCGAGGTAGCCGGCGCGGTCACCGAGTCACGGTTCGAGATCGTGGCCACGCCGACCGGGCTGGCCGACCTGATCCTCACCTCGGGCGCCCGCCCGTCGACCGTGTCCACCCTCACCACGCTGCTCGGCCGGCGCGAGTACCGGGCGCTTGCCACCTACGCGAACACCTCGGCCGCTCAAGGTCTCACGGCCGACCGGCGCCGGCAGATCGTCGCCGAAGCCAACGCCCTCACCTCGCAGTAA
- a CDS encoding macrolide family glycosyltransferase, whose protein sequence is MEGLAGLPRPVAAVLGGGGVLGAAHVGVGHALERRGFVPDLIVGTSVGALTGAIAAAHPESAAEWLDDVWVHLRRREVFPLGYLSSRASLFSDRGLPRLIARAELPSRIEELAVPFTAVAMDLASGAEVRLDHGDLESALLASSAIPGALPPVVRDERTLVDGGLIAYVPIRAAQAAGAASVLVLSTGPASWPLPPVTPRQRAGAIASRAAVLQVHHQVECDLHAVAQYLPTVVLPTGVDKWPAPLGLRALAAADLQRDRRGRALPRRPVRRRPRPVPSQPRRRDLACPCPDRNQPMSTIAFLNIAMHGRVNPTLPIVAELVRRGHRVSYHTSPAFAAEVERAGATVRLYAGGDQPLPDPPTPVALLAGLARTAVQVLPAALDELRGLKPDLIVHDSACLWGAIAARELGVPAASSFTTFAFNRYVPSPTAVSTSLLQSAARSPGIVAGYLQARRELRRRYDTKGLPLVDLGNLRQPLNLVYTSRRFQPGANELTPAYRFVGPSIGARPPDPSFPLGSLRNPVLYVSLGTVFKADPQLLHRFATALAPLGGTVVVATGQTDPAALAPLPRNVLLCSSVPQPEVLARASLFVTHGGMNSVNEAMYAGVPLLVVPQGADQPLVASRIVELGAGLSIRTEEVTETAVRTLAQRLLDESRFADAAAVLRTAQREAGGYERAADELEQYLQTGSQTQLRPG, encoded by the coding sequence GTGGAAGGTTTGGCGGGGTTGCCGCGGCCGGTGGCTGCGGTGCTGGGTGGCGGCGGGGTGCTTGGTGCGGCCCATGTGGGTGTTGGGCATGCGCTGGAGCGGCGCGGGTTCGTGCCGGATCTGATTGTCGGTACGTCGGTCGGCGCGCTGACCGGAGCCATCGCCGCCGCGCACCCGGAGTCGGCCGCGGAGTGGCTGGACGACGTGTGGGTCCACCTGCGGCGCCGGGAGGTCTTCCCGCTCGGGTACCTGTCGTCGCGCGCCAGCCTGTTCTCGGATCGCGGCCTGCCCCGGCTGATCGCGCGCGCCGAGCTGCCCAGCCGGATCGAGGAGCTGGCGGTCCCGTTCACCGCGGTCGCGATGGACCTCGCGAGCGGCGCGGAGGTGCGCCTCGACCACGGGGATCTCGAATCCGCACTGCTGGCGAGCTCCGCCATCCCGGGCGCCCTGCCGCCGGTCGTCAGGGACGAGCGGACCCTCGTCGACGGCGGCCTGATCGCCTACGTACCCATCCGCGCAGCTCAAGCGGCAGGCGCGGCCAGCGTCCTCGTACTCTCCACCGGGCCCGCGAGTTGGCCGTTGCCCCCGGTCACCCCACGCCAGCGCGCCGGCGCGATCGCCTCAAGGGCCGCCGTCCTGCAGGTGCACCACCAGGTCGAGTGCGACCTGCACGCCGTTGCCCAGTACCTCCCGACCGTCGTACTCCCGACCGGTGTCGACAAATGGCCTGCCCCCTTGGGACTTCGGGCACTCGCGGCGGCTGATCTCCAGCGCGACCGTCGCGGCCGAGCGCTTCCTCGACGACCTGTACGTCGACGGCCCCGGCCTGTACCGAGTCAACCCCGACGCCGAGACCTCGCCTGCCCGTGTCCAGACAGGAACCAGCCCATGAGCACGATCGCCTTCCTCAACATCGCCATGCACGGCCGGGTCAATCCGACGCTCCCGATCGTCGCCGAGCTGGTCCGCCGCGGCCACCGGGTCAGCTATCACACCTCGCCCGCCTTCGCCGCCGAGGTCGAGCGTGCGGGCGCCACGGTACGGCTGTACGCCGGCGGCGACCAGCCGTTGCCCGATCCACCGACGCCCGTCGCGTTGCTGGCTGGACTAGCCCGCACCGCCGTACAGGTGCTTCCGGCCGCGCTCGACGAGCTGCGGGGACTGAAGCCGGACCTGATCGTCCACGACTCGGCCTGCTTGTGGGGCGCGATCGCCGCCCGGGAACTCGGCGTGCCGGCTGCGTCGTCGTTCACCACGTTCGCCTTCAACAGGTACGTCCCCAGCCCGACCGCGGTCTCGACAAGCCTCCTGCAGTCCGCCGCGAGAAGTCCCGGAATCGTCGCGGGATACCTCCAGGCGCGCCGCGAACTCCGTCGGCGCTACGACACCAAGGGCCTGCCGTTGGTTGACCTCGGCAACCTTCGGCAGCCGCTCAATCTCGTCTACACCTCCCGGCGGTTCCAGCCCGGCGCCAACGAGCTCACCCCGGCGTACCGTTTCGTCGGTCCCAGCATCGGCGCCCGCCCGCCGGATCCGTCGTTCCCGCTCGGCAGCCTCCGGAACCCGGTGCTGTACGTGTCACTGGGCACCGTGTTCAAGGCCGATCCGCAGCTCCTGCACCGCTTCGCGACCGCGCTCGCCCCGCTGGGCGGCACCGTGGTCGTCGCCACCGGCCAGACCGATCCGGCCGCGCTCGCGCCGCTGCCCCGCAACGTCCTCCTGTGCAGCTCGGTCCCACAACCCGAGGTGCTCGCGCGAGCCTCGCTGTTCGTCACTCACGGCGGCATGAACAGCGTCAACGAGGCGATGTACGCCGGCGTGCCGCTGCTCGTCGTACCGCAAGGCGCCGACCAGCCGCTGGTGGCCTCCCGGATCGTCGAGCTCGGCGCCGGTTTGTCGATCCGCACCGAAGAGGTCACCGAGACGGCTGTACGCACGCTCGCGCAAAGGCTCCTCGACGAGTCCAGGTTCGCCGACGCCGCGGCCGTACTGCGAACCGCCCAACGCGAAGCAGGCGGCTACGAGCGGGCCGCCGACGAGCTCGAGCAGTACTTGCAGACCGGATCGCAGACCCAGCTGAGGCCGGGCTGA